Below is a genomic region from Candidatus Micrarchaeia archaeon.
CCAGGGTATCTGCGAAGCTTCCGAGGAAGCCCGCGACGCCCACGAGTATGGCGGTCGTTGGAGTGATGCCGAAAATAAGGATTGCCGCTGCGCCTATGAACAGGGCGCCCGCGAAGCTCATCAGGGTCCCGAGCGGGCTCACTGCTCCGCTTGTCCCGGGGGTAACCTCCTTCATGGTAAGCAGGTAGATGGGCTTCTTCTTTTCCAGCACCCCGAGTTCGGACGCGAACTTGTCCGAGGTTATCGCCGCAACTGAAGCTATGAACGGCATC
It encodes:
- a CDS encoding DUF92 domain-containing protein, with translation MPFIASVAAITSDKFASELGVLEKKKPIYLLTMKEVTPGTSGAVSPLGTLMSFAGALFIGAAAILIFGITPTTAILVGVAGFLGSFADTLAGVFEEKGIGNKFTSNFICSLTGAILGLYLGR